The genomic region CAAATACATCCAATGTTTCGTGCATTGCCTTTACGTACTTTACCCAATAATCACCCGTGCCGTTTTCAAGTAAAAAGTAAAAACCCGGTTCTCCGTCTCTTTTTCCTTTTGAGGTAAGTCGCAGGCTGCCGTTTTCAAGCACTTGTATGTTTAAGATTATAGTGGCATTGCCATTAGGCAGTGGGAATACAATTTTGAGGCAGGTGCGGTTTTCAGCAGGCACAAACGTATATCCGTAAATTCCTGAAAATACAACCGTGCCTTTTTTCTTTTGAGTGCGGTACCAAATGGTGTATTTAGCCCTCTTTTGGTCATCAGAGAACAGCTTAATCAAATTGCTTTCAAGTCCTTGTGCGGTATCTTCGGCAGTAAGAGGCAAGTTTAACTGTTGCAGCCTGCGGCTGAAAATAAGTGTCAGTAACCAACCGAAAGGGTAGAATATCCCTTTCCACGTTGATTTTACCTCAAAACCGTAATTATATGTGTGGGTATAAAAATCGATGATGGTAGGATGCAGGCGTTTTTCATCGGCAGCAGGTAGTTGCCACTCGCTTATTTCATCAATCAGCCCGAAATCGGGTTGGTTCTTTTCAAGGCGCAAGTTTTCAGTCTTGCACAGCCTATAAATGTACTCATCTTTTATCTCGCGGGTATCCCCCGAAGGACCTGTCAGCCAGCTCTCTTTTTCAGGATAAAAACGGCGGCCTGTGGTTTTTACCCATGCCTGCGTAATCCAGTCTTGCAAATAACCCCGTTTTCTGCCCAACCACATCGTTATCCCTCTATTGCCTTCCTCACGCTGCCTTTCTCAAGCAATAGTGTCTTAGCAGCCTCGTAATCAAGTCCGGTGCTTTCCATTATCATTCGGCTGCCCCGCTCAATTAATTTCTGATTGCTAAGTTGCATATCCACCATGCGGTTGCCCTTTACCCGCCCCATGCGTATCATCGTGGCGGTACTAATCATATTCAGCACCAGCTTTTGTGCCGTTCCTGCTTTCATACGGGTGCTTCCGGTAACAAACTCAGGGCCTGTGTCCACCTCAACGGCAAATTTGGCAAGTTTGCCCAACGGGCTATTGGGGTTGCAGCTAATTCCGCCGGTGGTGATGCCGTTCGCATTGCATTTTTCTATTGCACCCAACACATAGGGAGTTGTGCCGCTGGCTGTAATGCCAATTACCACATCACTCTTGTTTATTGCATACGCCTCAAGGTCTTTCCAACCTTGCTCGCGGTCGTCTTCAGCAAATTCAACGGCCTTGCGTATGGCACCGTCGCCGCCAGCAATAATGCCTACCACCAAACCATGCTCCACACCAAAAGTTGGGGGGCACTCGCTGGCATCAACAATACCCAAACGACCGCTGGTTCCGGCACCCATGTAGAACAATCTGCCGCCTAATTGCATATTGGCCACAATTTCTTCCACCAAAGCTTCAATTTGGGGCAATACCTTTTCAATGGCAAGAGGCACGCTTTTGTCCTCGTTGTTAATACCTTGCAGCAGTTCAGCTGTGGTCATTGTATCAAGGCTACTGTAATGCGAAGGTTTTTCAGTATTTCTCAGTTCCATTTTACAAAAGCAAAGATGGTGTTTTTTAAGGAACGATATTTGCGCCACTTTCGCCGTTTTTATAGCACGTTGATATAAACAAAAATGTAGTTTTGACGTTTAGGTGAATTAACACAGGTACTGAAGTGGAAGAACGAAAAATAAATAAATGGCAGCCCCTTATTTATGCGGGGTTATTGGCTGCGGGCGTTGCCGGTGGTTTTATGTTGCAAGGGAATAAGGGAGGCTTTACGCTCACCGGCAATAGTAAAATCGACCATGTGATGTCGTTGATAAACAAAGAGTATGTAGATACGGTGGATGATGAACGCTTGGCAGAGATTGCGATTGAGCAAATGCTGCACGACCTCGACCCGCACTCTAACTACATACCCGCTGCTGAGTTGACTGCCGTTAATGAGCAGTTGCAAGGTAATTTTGAGGGGATAGGCGTGGAGTTTAACTTGTTGAACGATACCATTTTTATTGCTACGGTATTACCCGAAGGACCATCGGAAAAGGCAGGCATTATGCCCGGCGACCGAATTATAAAGGTGAATGGTGAAACGGTGGCAGGGGTAAACATCAGTAACAACGATGTTATTAAAAAATTAAAAGGAACTAAGGGTACAAAGGTAGAAGTGGAGCTGAAACGCACAGGCATGAAAGGCTTGTTGAAATACACCATTGTGCGGGACCGCATACCCTTGAAGAGCGTGGATATTGCCTACATGATAAACCCAACAACGGGGTATTTGAAGGTGAACAGCTTTGCTAAAGATACCTACGACGAGTTGAAAGCAGGGCTTGATAAGCTGAAAAAGGAAGGGATGGAAAGCCTTGTACTGGATTTGAGGGGTAACCCCGGTGGTTATCTGCACGCAGCTACGATGATAACGTCAGAGTTTTTGGGTGAGGGTAAATTGATGGTGTACACTGAGGGACGTAATCAAAAGAAAAAGGAATATGTTACTGACCGTGCCGGAGAATTTACCGAGGGCAAACTGGTGATTTTGGTAGATGAAGGTTCTGCCTCAGCCAGTGAGATTGTTTCGGGTGCGGTGCAAGATTGGGATAGGGGAATTATTGTTGGTCGCCGTTCGTATGGCAAAGGATTGGTGCAAGAGTCGTTTAACCTTAGCGACGGTTCGGCAGTGAGGCTTACCATTGCAAGGTATTATACCCCAACAGGCCGAAGCATACAGAAACCTTACGACGAAGGCTACGATACTTACGAGGCTGAAGTAGGCGAACGATTGAAAGGCGGCGAGCTTGACCATCCCGATAGTGTGAAGAAAAACGAAAAGATGGTATTTAAAACTCCTGCCGGACGTAAAGTATATGGTGGCGGAGGAATATACCCCGATGTATTTGTGCCCGTGGACAGTGCCATCCACACAGAACTAATGACCCATATATACCGCAACGGACTTGCCACACGCTTGGCCTACCAATATGCGGATAATAACCGTGATGCATTGAAAAAGACGTATAAAGATGCCCAAGACTTTGGTAAACGCTTTGATTTTAGCAGCCAATTAGAAGGCAAACTGCGCCAAATGCTGGCCGATGCTCACATTACATACAGTGCTGCGGAATTTGATGCTTCGCGCAAGTTGATAGCCAATCAAGCGAAAGCGTTGATAGCAAGACAGATATATGGAAAAGAGGCGTATTACCAAGTATTAAACCAAGGCGATGTGGTGTTTAACACTGCTTTAAAAGCACTGGCTGAATACGATGCAGTACTTAAAGGAACCGCCAAAACAGCAATGAACCGAAAATAAACTGAAAATATTAAGCCCAAGTACTAAATGTATTTGGGCTTTTTTATTGGATTATTTGGCAGGTAATGAATCAGGAGCAGCGCCGGCTTTCTTCTTGTAATATTCTAGTACAGAGTCGGCCTTTTCTTTATCGCTTTTTACTATGGTTTCAGCTTTTTGCTGTTCAGGGGTTTTTGTTTCTGCTTCGGGTTTTGATTTACAGGCAACCGCCGATAAAGCGATAATGGAAATATATAAAGCGAGTATTTTTTTCATACTGCAATTTAAGTCAATCTTTTTCTATTGTAAAAAAGCTACAGTTAAGAGCAAAAAAAAAAGAGTGCCTTGGCACTCTTTAATTTCGTTCTTGGTTCTGTAATCTCACTGATTAGTGAGCAGCAGGAGCAGCAGCAGTAGTGTCTTTAGCACCAGTGTCAGCAGCTTGTGCAGCAGCAGCAGCTTCTTCAGCAGCTTTAACTGAATCAGCTATCTTTTGTAGTGAATCAGCAGCGCGTTTTGAGTCAGCAGCATGATCAACAGCAGGAGTGTTTTTGCAAGCTACGAATGACATTACAGATACGATGGTTAACAGAGCAAATACTTTTTTCATTTTTTTGTGATACTTTTAAAATTCCGTGCAAAGGTAGCCAAAGAAACAAATTATGCAAGAATACCCTTATTTTTTTCTAAAAAATATTCTCAAAGGTGTTCCGCTAAAGTCAAAATTTTCACGGAGTTTGTTCTCTAAGAAGCGTTTGTAGGGATCCTTAAAATATTGGGGCAGGTTGCAAAAAAATGCAAAGCTGGGAACCTTGGTACGTAATTGGGTGATATATTTAATTTTGATGTATTTTCCTTTGTATGCCGGAGGGGGAGTAGCCAATATTATCGGCAGCATTACCTCGTTCAATTGGTGGGTGTTTATCTTTTTCGATAAGTTAGTATAAACGGCTCCGATGGTTTCCATTGCCTTGTATATCCTTTGTTTTTCAAGGGCAGATACAAACAACACGGGGTAATCAGTAAAAGGAGCGGTTTTCCTTTTGATGGTTTCCTCGTAAGTTTTGGCACTGTTGGTTTCCTTCTCCATCAAATCCCATTTATTCACCAGCACCACAATTCCTTTTCCGTTTTTCTCGGCTTGGTGAAACAAGTTCAAGTCTTGGCTCTCAATACCTTGTGTGGCGTCAATCAGCAGCACGCACACATCGCATTCTTCAATTGCCTTTATCGCTCGGATTACTGAGTAAAACTCAATATCCTCAGTTACTTTTCCTTTTTTGCGGATACCTGCCGTATCTATCAGCAAGTACTCGTGTCCGTAGGCTTTGTAATGTGTGTGTATGGTATCGCGGGTGGTACCGGCAATGGGTGTAACAATGTTACGGTCTTCACCTAACAAAGCATTTACCAGCGACGATTTTCCAACATTGGGTTTACCCACAATTGCCACTTTTGGAACATCAGTAAGTGTTTCTTCGGCAGCTGTTGGGGGTAAAGCTCTTAAGCGTTCCACCACTTCATCCAACAACTCTCCGGTGCCGGCACCGGAAATAGAGCATAGGGGAAATACTTCGCCCAAACCAAACGAGTAAAATTCAGCAGTATCAACTATACGTTCGTTGTTATCTACTTTATTGGCAACTACCAACGCAGGTTTTTTAGATTTACGCAGCAAGGCAGCAAAATCACTGTCAAGGTCGGTAATACCTGTGGTAACATCTACCATAAACAGCATTACGTCGGCTTCTTCAATCGCAATCTTTACTTGGTCGCGTATGGCCGATTCAAAAACATCGTCGCTGTGTTGCACATATCCGCCGGTATCAATCACCGTAAACTCATATCCAATCCATTCGGCTTTACCGTAGTGGCGGTCACGGGTCACCCCGCTCATATCGTCCACTATTGCCTTTCGTTCTCCAACCAATCGGTTAAACAAAGTTGATTTTCCTACGTTTGGCCTGCCTACTATGGCTACAATTCGTCCCATTATAAAATTATTAAGCCCGCAAAGGTACGCATTTTTGGCACAACAGGGTGGCTTAAATTGCTGTTACTATTTCAAATGCAAAAAAGTAAGGGTGTGTTTTTGATAAACAAGGGCTGCGTAATTCGCCCAAAAGACTTAATTTTGGGGAGTATGCCTACGTTTTTGCAAGTATTTATTGGAGGTGCATTGGGTGCAGTATCACGTTACGGAGTTGGGCAGTTGTTTCCCGCCCACGGAGGTATGTCGTTCCCTTGGCCTACTTTTTTTGTAAATCTTGCAGGTTGTTTACTAATTGGATTAGCCATGGGCAGCTCGCCTGCAAATGCTGTAATACGTCAATACTGGCCGTTACTGGTGATAGGTTTTTTAGGCGGGTTCACTACGTTTTCAAGCTTCGGGCTTGATACAATCCAGTTATTGCAAAATAAGCAATGGGGGCTAACCGTTTATTACATATTAGGAACAAATATTGCGGGTTTACTTTTGGTGTACGTGGGGTATCAATTAACACAATTATGAAACACATTTTAGCGGCAGTTATATTTTTTGTTACGGTTTTAACAGCACAGGCCACGCATATTTTAGTGCCGATGGATAATACCCAGAAAGACCACTTGAAGGCCTACGGTATTTGCTATTGGGTGCTTACGTTTGATATTGAGGCGGATTGGCTGCTTAATTACCGCGATGGCAGTTTTGTGTTTCCGTACCAAGAGAAATTTGAAAAAGAATGCCGTGTGCGCGGGGTAACGTATGAGATTATCACCGATGCCAAGTACAATGGAATACTGGCCGAAATTGCCAACCCCGAAGTGAATATGGAGGCAGTAAAGCTTCTTAAATCACCTAAGATTGCGGTGTACTCGCCTAAAAGCAAGCAGCCATGGGACGACGCGGTAACAATGGTTTTAACCTATGCCGAGATTCCTTACGATATAATATTTGATGATGAAGTGTTGGAAGGCAAGCTGCCCACTTACGATTGGCTACACTTGCACCACGAGGATTTTACAGGCCAGTATGGTAAGTTTTACAGCAGTTTCCGTTATGCACCTTGGTATTTAGAGCAAGTGAAAGAGGCAGAGGCAATGGCTGCCAAACACGGCTATGCCAGCGTGAGCCAACTGAAGTTGGCCGTTGCCAAAAAAATTAGGGATTTTACATTTGGCGGAGGCTTTTTGTTTGCCATGTGCAGTGCTACTGATACGTACGATATAGCCTTAGCTGCCGATGGAGTTGATATATGCGAAAGTATGTTTGACGGCGACCCTGCCGACCGGAATGCAAACCAAAAGTTGAATTATGATAACTGCTTTGCTTTCACGGATTTTAAATTGGAAATGAGCCCATACGTGTATGAATTCTCAACGATTGATGTGAACCCACCCCAAAGAGGCGTTACCGAAGAAGAAGATTTGTTTTTACTGTTTGAGTTTTCGGCCAAAACCGATTTAGTACCCACCATGTTGTGCCAAAACCATACTAAAATTATTGATGCGTTTATGGGGCAAACAACTGCCTACAACAAGCGTTACATAAAAAGCAATGTGGTGATTATGGGCGAAAATAAGGGGCTGAATGAGGCCCGTTATATACACGGTACGGCAGGTAATGGTACTTGGACATTTTACGGTGGCCACGACCCCGAAGATTATCAACATATTGTGGGTGAGCCGCCTACAGATTTGGCTTTGCATCCTAACTCGCCCGGTTTTAGGTTGATATTGAACAATGTGTTATTCCCTTCAGCCAAAAAGAAAAAGCAAAAAACCTGATGCTTGTCTCACGTGATAAATAGTATCGCGAACACAAATTCACAGTATTTGCCTATTTACAATAGCCATTCATCTTCATTTTTATTTATTTTGCGCAGTAATACAAACTACTATGGGTAGAGCATTTGAATTTCGCAAAGGAAGAAAGATGAAACGCTGGGACCAGATGTCGAAAGCGTTCACAAAATACGGTAAAGAGATATCAATGGCGGTGAAAGCCGGCGGGCCCGACCCGACACTGAATGCACGCCTGCGTGTGGTGATACAAAACGCTAAGGGCGTGAATATGCCCAAAGACCGTATAGAGTCAGCTATTAAACGTGCCAGCGACAAGAGTGAAAAGGATTTTGAAGAGATTGTATACGAAGGTTACGGCCCAAAGGGTGTAGGTATTGTGATAGAAGCCGCCACTGATAACCCTAACCGTACGGTAGCAAACATCCGTTCATACTTTAGCAGGGGTGGGGGTGAATTGGGTAAAACAGGCTCGCTGGAGTTTATGTTTGAGCGTTTGGGCTTATTTACCGTTGCTGCCGAAGGGTTGGATACCGATGAACTTGAATTGGATTTGATTGATTTTGGCTTGCAGGATATTGAAAAAGACGAAGCCGAGATTATCATTACCACTTCGTTTGCTGATTTTGGTAAAATGCAAAAGGCGTTAGAAGAGCGCAACATAAACATCATAAACGCTGAGTTACAACGCATACCTACATCGTATGCGGATGTAACCGCCGAAGACCGCGCTGCCATTGATAAGATGTTGGAAAAGATTGAAGAGGACGAGGATATACAAAACGTGTTTCATAACATGAAGCCCGAAGAAGAATAGTTTCTATTTTAATCGTATAAAGTAAAACGGTCGGTTGGTGCATACCAACCGACCGTTTTATTTACTATCCGACAAGAGGCTTTTATTTTTTGGCCTTAATTGTACAGCCTATAGCTTTTGTGGTTTCAGGGTTTGGGGTTTTACCTGCAATAAGGGCATCAACCGCACCTTCAACATATTTGGTTTTTACGGCTGATTCGTCTTCGTGGTTGTCATCAATAGCACCAATGTATTTCACTACGCTGCTAGCCCCGTTTTTTTGCAATATGAATACGTGTGGGGTGCGTGTAGCCCCGAATATTGGGTATATCTTCTGTCCTTCGTCAAACAAATAGGGGAACGTAAACCCTTTTTCTTTCGCGCGTTCCTGCATTTTTTCGTAGCTGTCTTCAGCGTTTACGGCAGGGTCGTTAGGGTTAATAGCAATTACAGGATAACCCAGCGATTTATATTTTTTATCAAGAGCTACCAAACGGTCTTCGTAAGCTTTAGCGTACGGGCAGTGGTTGCAGGTAAACACTACGATAAATCCTTTGGCATCTTTAAAATCAGCCAATGAAACCATTTTACCGTCGATGTTTTTTAACGAAAAATCAGCAACTGTATCGCCAATGGCATATCCTTTTGTTGCATTTGTTTTGTAAGTAAAGGCTATTGTCATTGCTGCTACTGCAAACAACGCTATGGCCGATAGGATAACTTTTTTCATATCTGTTTGTGTTTAGTATATCAGGGGTTAAAAATAAGTTTCAACAGTTTTGTGCAGCTCTTGTTTAGTAAATTCCTTCTCGTAAAAGCCACTTTTGTCCTTATTAAAAATTAGGGTAGCCGGTATAGAGCCGCTCCATTCTGCGTTCACTTTTTCAATCCATCGGTTAGCATCCGGTTCGTATAGTAAGGCTACAGGACTGGTTATTTTGTGCTTTTGCAGGTAAGGCAGCAAAACATTCTTGTAGTTCTTTTTAAAGTCAAGGCTTATTAAAATAACTTTCAGCTTTTTGTTGGGATATTTGGCTTTTAGGGCTTCAAAATGGGGGAGTTCTCTGATACAGGGACCGCACCACGTGGCCCAAAAGTTTATTACATACGTGGTGTCGTTTTTTTGTTGCATCAGTTGTTC from Bacteroidota bacterium harbors:
- the murQ gene encoding N-acetylmuramic acid 6-phosphate etherase, encoding MELRNTEKPSHYSSLDTMTTAELLQGINNEDKSVPLAIEKVLPQIEALVEEIVANMQLGGRLFYMGAGTSGRLGIVDASECPPTFGVEHGLVVGIIAGGDGAIRKAVEFAEDDREQGWKDLEAYAINKSDVVIGITASGTTPYVLGAIEKCNANGITTGGISCNPNSPLGKLAKFAVEVDTGPEFVTGSTRMKAGTAQKLVLNMISTATMIRMGRVKGNRMVDMQLSNQKLIERGSRMIMESTGLDYEAAKTLLLEKGSVRKAIEG
- a CDS encoding S41 family peptidase: MEERKINKWQPLIYAGLLAAGVAGGFMLQGNKGGFTLTGNSKIDHVMSLINKEYVDTVDDERLAEIAIEQMLHDLDPHSNYIPAAELTAVNEQLQGNFEGIGVEFNLLNDTIFIATVLPEGPSEKAGIMPGDRIIKVNGETVAGVNISNNDVIKKLKGTKGTKVEVELKRTGMKGLLKYTIVRDRIPLKSVDIAYMINPTTGYLKVNSFAKDTYDELKAGLDKLKKEGMESLVLDLRGNPGGYLHAATMITSEFLGEGKLMVYTEGRNQKKKEYVTDRAGEFTEGKLVILVDEGSASASEIVSGAVQDWDRGIIVGRRSYGKGLVQESFNLSDGSAVRLTIARYYTPTGRSIQKPYDEGYDTYEAEVGERLKGGELDHPDSVKKNEKMVFKTPAGRKVYGGGGIYPDVFVPVDSAIHTELMTHIYRNGLATRLAYQYADNNRDALKKTYKDAQDFGKRFDFSSQLEGKLRQMLADAHITYSAAEFDASRKLIANQAKALIARQIYGKEAYYQVLNQGDVVFNTALKALAEYDAVLKGTAKTAMNRK
- a CDS encoding ribosome biogenesis GTPase Der: MGRIVAIVGRPNVGKSTLFNRLVGERKAIVDDMSGVTRDRHYGKAEWIGYEFTVIDTGGYVQHSDDVFESAIRDQVKIAIEEADVMLFMVDVTTGITDLDSDFAALLRKSKKPALVVANKVDNNERIVDTAEFYSFGLGEVFPLCSISGAGTGELLDEVVERLRALPPTAAEETLTDVPKVAIVGKPNVGKSSLVNALLGEDRNIVTPIAGTTRDTIHTHYKAYGHEYLLIDTAGIRKKGKVTEDIEFYSVIRAIKAIEECDVCVLLIDATQGIESQDLNLFHQAEKNGKGIVVLVNKWDLMEKETNSAKTYEETIKRKTAPFTDYPVLFVSALEKQRIYKAMETIGAVYTNLSKKINTHQLNEVMLPIILATPPPAYKGKYIKIKYITQLRTKVPSFAFFCNLPQYFKDPYKRFLENKLRENFDFSGTPLRIFFRKK
- the crcB gene encoding fluoride efflux transporter CrcB, producing MPTFLQVFIGGALGAVSRYGVGQLFPAHGGMSFPWPTFFVNLAGCLLIGLAMGSSPANAVIRQYWPLLVIGFLGGFTTFSSFGLDTIQLLQNKQWGLTVYYILGTNIAGLLLVYVGYQLTQL
- a CDS encoding asparagine synthetase B; protein product: MKHILAAVIFFVTVLTAQATHILVPMDNTQKDHLKAYGICYWVLTFDIEADWLLNYRDGSFVFPYQEKFEKECRVRGVTYEIITDAKYNGILAEIANPEVNMEAVKLLKSPKIAVYSPKSKQPWDDAVTMVLTYAEIPYDIIFDDEVLEGKLPTYDWLHLHHEDFTGQYGKFYSSFRYAPWYLEQVKEAEAMAAKHGYASVSQLKLAVAKKIRDFTFGGGFLFAMCSATDTYDIALAADGVDICESMFDGDPADRNANQKLNYDNCFAFTDFKLEMSPYVYEFSTIDVNPPQRGVTEEEDLFLLFEFSAKTDLVPTMLCQNHTKIIDAFMGQTTAYNKRYIKSNVVIMGENKGLNEARYIHGTAGNGTWTFYGGHDPEDYQHIVGEPPTDLALHPNSPGFRLILNNVLFPSAKKKKQKT
- a CDS encoding YebC/PmpR family DNA-binding transcriptional regulator; its protein translation is MGRAFEFRKGRKMKRWDQMSKAFTKYGKEISMAVKAGGPDPTLNARLRVVIQNAKGVNMPKDRIESAIKRASDKSEKDFEEIVYEGYGPKGVGIVIEAATDNPNRTVANIRSYFSRGGGELGKTGSLEFMFERLGLFTVAAEGLDTDELELDLIDFGLQDIEKDEAEIIITTSFADFGKMQKALEERNINIINAELQRIPTSYADVTAEDRAAIDKMLEKIEEDEDIQNVFHNMKPEEE
- a CDS encoding thioredoxin family protein; its protein translation is MKKVILSAIALFAVAAMTIAFTYKTNATKGYAIGDTVADFSLKNIDGKMVSLADFKDAKGFIVVFTCNHCPYAKAYEDRLVALDKKYKSLGYPVIAINPNDPAVNAEDSYEKMQERAKEKGFTFPYLFDEGQKIYPIFGATRTPHVFILQKNGASSVVKYIGAIDDNHEDESAVKTKYVEGAVDALIAGKTPNPETTKAIGCTIKAKK
- a CDS encoding TlpA family protein disulfide reductase, translating into MIKKTAYTLLLWLAAFAAKAQLHDSTTVPIVGFEYVEQLMQQKNDTTYVINFWATWCGPCIRELPHFEALKAKYPNKKLKVILISLDFKKNYKNVLLPYLQKHKITSPVALLYEPDANRWIEKVNAEWSGSIPATLIFNKDKSGFYEKEFTKQELHKTVETYF